The Candidatus Hydrogenedentota bacterium DNA segment CCCGAAGCCCGCGCCGCCGCCGGCATTACTGAAGACATGATCCGGATCAGCGTCGGAATCGAACATGTCGAAGATCTCATCGAGGACTTGGAGCAGGCCTTGGCCGCCTGTTGACGGGCCAACCGGTTGACAGCACGGATCGCCAGCCCTAGAATTACTCTTGCAGGCGGCAAACAAGCATGGCGCCTGAGAGGATCATGACCAGAGAAGAGATTCGCGGGACGTTGCACGGCATCAATCCCCGAATCGGGCGCGAATTCCGCGCGGACATTGAAGGTTTCTTTGGTTCGCGGGCGCGCAGCGATGCGCGAGACGACAGCGATCTTGACGTTCTCGTGCGTTTCAGGGAAGGGGCTTCCCTGTACGATCTTGTGGGCTTGGGGGATTTTCTCGAAGGCATCTTCAAGCGCCGGGTGAATATTGTTTCGACCCGTTCGCTTTCGGGCGAACTCGCTCCGCGCGTTTCCCGGGACCTTGTACGGGTATGAAAGCCGCCAGACTTATTCTTGAATGCCATAGTATGATTACTACATAATAATATACAAACATATTAATATTAATGTATAGTATAATTTTGTTATGCCTTTGCCATTCTCCATGCGGTTTGCAACATAATCTTGGAAGTAAGGAGGTTTTTTCTCATGAGCACGATTCTTTGCATGATGATATGCATCGTGGCGGCGGGGGAACCGCGGGATCCTCTGGACAACGCGGCCCGCGCGCAAAATCTCTCCAGCCTGCGGTGCGGGATGTTCATTTGTTGGTCGCTGAGCACGTTTTCGGGGCATGAATGGACGCGGGGGGTGACCAGTCCCGATTTCTTCAAGGCGACGGGGTGCGACACGGATCAGTGGTGCCGGACGGCGCGAGACGCGGGGATGGGCTATATCCTTTTCCTGACAAAACATCACGACGGGTTCTGCCTGTGGGACACGAAGACGACAGAGTTCAAGGTTACGAACAGCCCGCTCCATACGGATGTCCTCGCGAAGTTGCGCAAATCGTGCGACAAATATGGACTGAAACTGGCGCTGTATTTCTCGGAAGGGGATTGGACGTGGATCAAGGATCCCTTGCCCCGGGACGGCCTGCTGCCGGGCAGTCCCAACTGGGGGAATCCCGTCTGGGCGTCAAGCAACAATCCCGAAGCGAAAAAAGAGCAACTTCGCGAGTTGATCACGCAATACGGCCCCATCGCGTTTTTCTGGATGGATCATGCGCAAGGCGATGGCGGCCTTGGCCATCGGGAGACCGCCGAATGGGTGCATCGTTTCCAGCCGGACTGTTTCGTCGGATTCAATCATGGCGAACCGGCGGGCGATCTTTGCCTGCGCGAACGGGGCGCCCCGGGGCCCATCGGCGACGCGAGCGCGTCCGCGTACAATAAGCAGGCGGAAGAAACCTACAAGGGATACCTCGTCGCCGAATTCACCTATCCGATACTGCCGCCGCATGAGGGCGGCGCCGACTGGTTCTATTCGCTGCCCAAGCACGACGCGTTGTGCCACCCGGCCGAAAAATTGTTCGAGGACTATCTCGGCGCGGTCAGGCACGGCAACATTTTTTCCATTGACGTGGGTCCGGACTACGCCGGCCGATTGCGCGCCATTGATGTCGCCACCCTACGCAAACTGGGCGATCTGATTCGAAAACACGCGGAATCCGACGGGGATAAACCGTAGTCTACCGTTCACTGAAATAGCCCAGAAAACTCCTGACCCCGTGGAGTTTGGCCTTCACGTCCGCGAAGGTGCGGATGTTGCCCAGCATACGCGCCATCTGGGAGGGGCGGAGGTAGAAGCGGCGAAGGCCTTCATCAATGAACGCGTTGATTTGATTGATGGAGAGGTCGGGACAGCGGACGGTGGCGCATTGTTCGAAATCGGCGTCCACCCAGTCGCGCCAGCGTTCGGGAATGAGGCAGCCGTTTTCCTTGGCCCATGCGTGGAACGCCGTGCCGGGATACGCGACCATGCCGCTGAATTGCGCGGTATCAATGGGCAGCCGCAGCGCGAGTTCGATGGTTTTTCGGGCGGTATCGGGCGTTTCGCCGGGGCCGCCGAACATGAAACAGCCGTGGATGCGTATGCCGGCCTTCCGCGCGTTTTCGGCGAACGAAAACATCTGGGCGACGGTCGTGCCCTTCTTGACGTTGTCGAGTATCCGTTGATCGCCGAACTCGAATCCGACGCAGAGCATCCGGCATCCCGAGCGTTTCATCAACCGGAGAATGTCCAGGTCGTCCATGTCCACGCGGGCGTTCGCGCTCCAAGAAAGCCGGAAGTCGCGCCGGATCATTTCCTCGCACAGCCGCGCCAGACGGTCGCGCGTGGCGTGCATGACCAGCGTATCGTCCTCGAACATGATTTCCTGCAAA contains these protein-coding regions:
- a CDS encoding nucleotidyltransferase domain-containing protein, whose translation is MTREEIRGTLHGINPRIGREFRADIEGFFGSRARSDARDDSDLDVLVRFREGASLYDLVGLGDFLEGIFKRRVNIVSTRSLSGELAPRVSRDLVRV
- a CDS encoding alpha-L-fucosidase, with translation MSTILCMMICIVAAGEPRDPLDNAARAQNLSSLRCGMFICWSLSTFSGHEWTRGVTSPDFFKATGCDTDQWCRTARDAGMGYILFLTKHHDGFCLWDTKTTEFKVTNSPLHTDVLAKLRKSCDKYGLKLALYFSEGDWTWIKDPLPRDGLLPGSPNWGNPVWASSNNPEAKKEQLRELITQYGPIAFFWMDHAQGDGGLGHRETAEWVHRFQPDCFVGFNHGEPAGDLCLRERGAPGPIGDASASAYNKQAEETYKGYLVAEFTYPILPPHEGGADWFYSLPKHDALCHPAEKLFEDYLGAVRHGNIFSIDVGPDYAGRLRAIDVATLRKLGDLIRKHAESDGDKP